In a genomic window of Magnolia sinica isolate HGM2019 chromosome 14, MsV1, whole genome shotgun sequence:
- the LOC131225772 gene encoding putative pectinesterase/pectinesterase inhibitor 22, whose translation MAFSNLFLLLLILPSFTPLKALPDPPPSQENIKTMQTLIEQTCSNMAHPKSCISTIQSEYKHVATHHNTHAMIIHAAIKATMNELQRAIEMVSPFTSLSYNPRETMAIGDCKELLDYSMDELGWSLAEMEKIRSGSRRKQNSGNLQAWLSAALSNQDTCLEGFEGTDGRVREYIKGSLEQVTQLVSNVLEMFNSIHSLPLKPARNVSRSKKNPYFPTWVPPEEWQLVGMAPKAMHVDVVVALDGSGRYRSIMEAVNHAPDHSRRRYVIYVKKGVYRENVEMKKKKMNIMLVGDGMGATVVTGSRNFMQGWTTFRTATFAVSGPGFIARDITFSNTAGPENHQAVALRVDSDKSAFFRCSIEGHQDTLYAHSLRQFYRECNIYGTIDFIFGNGAAVLQDCKIFTRKPLPYQKTTITAQGRKNPNQSTGFSIQNSYVYASYPTYLGRPWKQYSRTVFMQTYLNYQVRPEGWLEWAGNFALNTLYYGEYMNYGPGSGLGRRVRWPGYHIIRDASLASFFTVGRFIDGRSWLPATGISFTVGLT comes from the exons ATGGCATTTTCTAATCTCTTCCTACTTCTCCTCATCCTACCTTCATTTACCCCACTCAAAGCTCTTCCAGACCCTCCTCCTTCCCAAGaaaatatcaaaaccatgcaaaCCTTGATAGAACAAACTTGCTCCAACATGGCCCACCCCAAATCATGCATCTCCACCATTCAGTCGGAATACAAACACGTAGCCACTCATCACAACACCCACGCCATGATCATCCATGCTGCCATTAAGGCGACGATGAACGAGCTCCAACGGGCGATCGAGATGGTTTCACCATTCACCTCATTGTCCTATAATCCCCGAGAGACAATGGCGATTGGAGATTGCAAGGAGCTGCTCGACTACTCCATGGACGAGCTCGGGTGGTCGTTGGCGGAAATGGAGAAAATTCGATCGGGCTCGAGAAGAAAACAAAATTCAGGCAATCTCCAAGCATGGCTGAGTGCAGCGCTGAGTAACCAAGACACGTGCTTGGAAGGATTTGAAGGGACGGACGGGCGTGTGAGGGAGTACATTAAGGGAAGCTTAGAACAAGTTACGCAGCTCGTTAGCAATGTATTAGAAATGTttaatagcattcatagcttaCCTTTAAAACCAGCTAGAAATGTAAGTAGGAGTAAGAAGAATCCATATTTTccgacgtgggtcccacctgaagaATGGCAACTCGTGGGTATGGCTCCTAAAGCGATGCATGTGGACGTAGTTGTGGCATTGGATGGAAGTGGACGGTACAGATCAATCATGGAGGCAGTGAATCATGCTCCTGATCATAGTCGGAGGAGGTACGTGATCTACGTGAAGAAGGGGGTGTATAGAGAGAATgtggagatgaagaagaagaagatgaatatAATGTTAGTAGGAGATGGGATGGGGGCGACGGTGGTGACCGGTAGTAGGAATTTCATGCAAGGGTGGACAACCTTTCGGACGGCTACTTTTG CTGTTTCAGGCCCGGGATTCATAGCAAGGGACATAACATTCAGTAACACGGCGGGCCCAGAAAACCATCAGGCCGTAGCGCTTCGAGTCGACTCAGACAAGTCGGCCTTCTTTCGCTGCAGCATTGAAGGCCACCAAGATACCCTCTATGCCCACTCACTCCGCCAGTTCTACCGTGAATGCAACATCTATGGCACCATCGATTTCATCTTCGGAAATGGAGCAGCCGTCCTCCAAGATTGCAAGATATTCACAAGAAAACCATTACCATATCAGAAGACCACCATCACGGCCCAGGGCCGAAAGAACCCGAATCAAAGCACCGGATTCTCTATACAAAACAGCTATGTGTACGCATCATATCCTACATACTTAGGTAGGCCATGGAAACAATACTCAAGGACGGTTTTCATGCAGACATACCTCAATTACCAGGTTCGGCCCGAAGGGTGGCTGGAATGGGCTGGAAATTTCGCTTTGAACACATTGTATTATGGTGAGTACATGAATTATGGACCCGGGTCAGGTCTGGGCCGCCGAGTCAGATGGCCCGGTTATCACATCATACGGGACGCCTCGCTCGCAAGTTTCTTTACGGTCGGGCGGTTCATTGATGGACGGTCATGGTTGCCGGCCACCGGCATCTCCTTCACAGTTGGTTTGACCTAA